The following proteins are co-located in the Ketogulonicigenium robustum genome:
- a CDS encoding ABC transporter substrate-binding protein — protein MRTNLTICVGVLSLIAGGALAQDLKFPVGEGAFNWDSYTAFEEAQDLQGQSLTIFGPWRGEDQVLFESILAYFSAATGATVNYSSSENYEQQIVIDTQAGSPPDIAILPQPGLIAELVRQGHVTALGDETQNWLAENYAAGDSWVSLGSFEGQDGSTGLYALPYKIDVKSLVWYVPENFEDAGYEIPETMEDLKALTEQIVADGGTPWCIGLASGGATGWPATDWVEDLMLRLNPPEVYDQWVTHEVPFSDSRVLAAIDEFGWFAKNDAFVAGGSAAVASTDFRDSPKGLFTSPPQCYLHHQANFIPSFFPEGVELGTDADFFYMPAPAELDLGTPVLGAGTLVMMMKDTDASRAFIEFLKTPIAHELWMAQSSFLTPLRSVNPETYANAAMQKQGEILLNATTFRFDASDLMPGAVGAGSFWTGMIDFVGGKSAADIAAAIDASWPQ, from the coding sequence ATGAGAACGAATCTGACGATTTGCGTCGGGGTTTTATCCCTGATCGCTGGAGGCGCATTGGCGCAGGATTTGAAATTTCCGGTCGGCGAAGGCGCCTTCAACTGGGACAGCTATACCGCGTTCGAGGAAGCGCAGGATCTGCAAGGGCAATCGTTGACGATTTTCGGGCCCTGGCGCGGCGAGGATCAGGTTCTGTTTGAATCGATCTTGGCCTATTTCAGCGCGGCGACCGGCGCGACAGTGAATTATTCGTCCTCGGAAAACTACGAACAGCAGATAGTCATCGACACGCAGGCTGGTAGTCCGCCCGACATCGCCATCCTGCCGCAACCCGGATTGATTGCCGAACTGGTTCGCCAAGGCCATGTCACCGCATTGGGCGACGAGACGCAAAACTGGCTGGCCGAAAACTACGCCGCGGGCGACAGCTGGGTCAGCCTCGGTTCCTTCGAGGGGCAGGACGGTAGCACCGGCCTTTACGCCCTGCCCTATAAAATCGACGTGAAATCGCTGGTGTGGTATGTTCCCGAAAACTTCGAGGACGCCGGCTACGAAATTCCCGAGACCATGGAAGACCTGAAGGCGTTGACCGAACAGATTGTCGCTGACGGCGGCACGCCGTGGTGTATCGGCCTAGCATCGGGTGGCGCCACGGGTTGGCCCGCGACCGACTGGGTCGAAGATTTGATGCTGCGCCTGAATCCGCCCGAAGTTTACGACCAGTGGGTCACCCACGAAGTGCCCTTCAGCGACTCGCGCGTTTTGGCCGCGATTGACGAATTCGGCTGGTTCGCCAAGAACGACGCGTTCGTTGCAGGCGGGTCGGCGGCTGTCGCGTCGACCGACTTCCGCGACAGCCCCAAGGGCCTCTTTACCTCGCCGCCGCAGTGCTACCTGCACCACCAAGCGAACTTCATCCCGTCGTTCTTCCCCGAAGGGGTTGAACTGGGCACTGACGCCGACTTCTTCTACATGCCCGCCCCGGCGGAGCTTGACCTTGGCACCCCCGTTCTGGGCGCTGGCACGCTGGTCATGATGATGAAAGACACCGACGCCAGCCGCGCGTTCATCGAGTTTTTGAAAACCCCTATCGCACACGAGCTGTGGATGGCACAGTCGAGCTTCTTGACGCCGCTGCGTTCGGTGAACCCCGAAACCTACGCCAATGCGGCGATGCAAAAGCAAGGCGAAATCCTGCTGAATGCCACGACCTTCCGCTTTGACGCGTCCGACCTGATGCCGGGCGCCGTTGGCGCTGGCAGTTTCTGGACGGGGATGATCGATTTCGTCGGCGGCAAGTCGGCAGCCGATATCGCCGCCGCGATTGACGCCAGCTGGCCGCAATAA
- a CDS encoding amidohydrolase family protein: protein MCELCKAGLAPRRHTAKGPSRRQFLRGAVASAAGAAFLPTFMTRPAMAQAMPAGVGEAGRRTLIKGGYILSQDATVGDFIGDVLIEGSKILQVAPSIDAADAEVIDAAGRVVMPGFVDTHHHQFETALRSYLPNGIMFADPTREGEPNYLDDILGKFSKVYRPEDVYIAQVFGGLSQLDAGVTTVLDVSQIHHSPEHSNAVIEGMQAVGRRGVFGYFEGYGPYLQYPQDARRIRSEYFASDDQLLTMLMGGEAYLPGIDPLDLWNLGKELDLMVGLHVVGSLGMRETMDRLIPHYTDKHLFIHMTGMSDEAWNRAKEVGAHISLSVPIEMQMRHGQPPIQKAIDMGLAPSLSVDVECTMTADFFTQMRGAITWQRALANEAALENGPENAPALLSARDVIEFATINGAKGLKLDHKTGSLTPGKEADIILLDATALNVAPLNNAPGAVVTLMDRTNVETVLVAGQIKKWQGALVGQDIATLRDQITASRDYLFEAAGVEIPLFD from the coding sequence ATGTGCGAACTTTGCAAGGCCGGCCTCGCGCCGCGCCGCCACACGGCCAAGGGCCCGTCGCGCCGCCAGTTTCTGCGCGGAGCCGTGGCATCGGCAGCGGGCGCGGCATTTCTGCCGACCTTTATGACGCGCCCCGCAATGGCGCAAGCGATGCCCGCCGGCGTGGGCGAGGCCGGCCGCCGCACCCTGATCAAGGGCGGCTACATCCTCAGCCAAGACGCAACCGTCGGCGATTTCATCGGTGACGTTCTGATCGAGGGCAGCAAGATCCTGCAAGTCGCCCCCAGCATCGACGCAGCCGACGCCGAAGTCATCGACGCGGCTGGCCGCGTGGTCATGCCCGGCTTCGTCGATACCCACCACCACCAGTTCGAAACCGCGCTGCGGTCTTACCTGCCCAACGGCATCATGTTCGCCGACCCCACGCGCGAGGGCGAGCCGAACTACCTCGACGACATCCTTGGTAAATTCTCGAAGGTCTACCGCCCCGAGGATGTCTACATCGCGCAGGTCTTCGGCGGCCTCAGCCAACTGGACGCGGGCGTGACGACCGTTCTTGACGTCTCGCAAATTCACCACTCGCCCGAACACTCGAACGCGGTCATCGAGGGGATGCAAGCTGTTGGCCGTCGCGGTGTGTTCGGCTACTTCGAAGGCTACGGCCCCTACCTTCAATACCCGCAAGACGCCCGCCGCATCCGCAGCGAATACTTCGCCTCGGACGATCAGCTGCTAACCATGCTGATGGGCGGCGAGGCCTATCTGCCGGGCATCGACCCGCTGGATCTGTGGAACCTCGGTAAAGAGCTCGACCTGATGGTCGGTCTGCACGTGGTCGGCAGCCTTGGCATGCGCGAGACGATGGACCGGCTGATCCCGCATTACACCGACAAGCACCTGTTCATCCACATGACCGGCATGTCGGACGAGGCGTGGAACCGCGCGAAAGAAGTCGGCGCGCATATCTCGCTCTCGGTGCCGATCGAGATGCAGATGCGCCACGGCCAGCCGCCGATCCAGAAGGCGATCGACATGGGTCTTGCCCCGTCGCTGTCGGTGGACGTCGAATGCACGATGACTGCCGATTTCTTTACGCAGATGCGCGGCGCGATCACGTGGCAGCGCGCGCTGGCGAACGAAGCCGCGCTGGAAAACGGCCCCGAAAACGCACCGGCGCTGCTTTCCGCGCGCGATGTGATCGAATTTGCGACCATCAACGGTGCCAAGGGCCTGAAGCTGGATCACAAGACCGGCTCGCTCACCCCTGGAAAAGAGGCCGACATCATCTTGCTGGATGCGACAGCGCTGAACGTGGCCCCGCTGAACAACGCGCCGGGTGCCGTCGTGACGCTGATGGATCGCACCAACGTCGAAACCGTCCTGGTCGCCGGTCAGATCAAGAAATGGCAAGGGGCTTTGGTGGGGCAGGACATCGCGACCCTGCGCGACCAAATCACCGCGTCGCGCGACTACCTGTTCGAAGCTGCGGGCGTCGAAATCCCGCTGTTCGACTAG
- a CDS encoding carbohydrate ABC transporter permease has product MNPALYALIVILLGIGGCIGYFWTANFLLDKVLFPARGANIGRNINRANMVRPWVFLFPALFFLGIYLAYPVFATLSLSLNDRNGAFIGLGNYSRMIAEPKFGESLRNNMLWLVVVPAASTVFGLLAAQLTDRIRWGNLAKSLIFMPMAISFVGASVIWKLVYDARDASLPQVGLLNAVWMQFGGGFWSLLLLRILPAAILVALIVAGALAAWAMVRATPGGKLSANVLRGIGVVIIAALAYVLGGWGLGLLTAALPYGRPQLWLQTPFWNNFFLMMVLVWIQTGFAMVILSAALRGVPEDTIEAAVLDGANPFQIFFRIKVPQIRGTIVVVWTTITIVVLKVFDIVLAMTNGQWETQVLANYMYDKFFRSFDTGMGSAAAMVIMALVTPILIWNVWNARKEMR; this is encoded by the coding sequence ATGAATCCCGCTTTGTACGCTCTGATCGTGATCCTGCTGGGGATCGGGGGCTGTATCGGCTATTTTTGGACGGCGAATTTCCTACTCGACAAAGTGCTTTTTCCGGCGCGCGGGGCGAATATCGGCCGAAACATCAACCGCGCCAATATGGTCAGGCCGTGGGTATTTCTGTTCCCGGCCTTGTTCTTTCTGGGCATTTATCTGGCTTACCCCGTTTTTGCGACGCTATCGCTGTCGCTGAACGACCGTAACGGCGCATTTATCGGCTTGGGCAATTACAGCCGCATGATAGCCGAGCCGAAGTTCGGTGAATCCCTGCGTAACAATATGTTGTGGCTGGTGGTCGTGCCTGCGGCATCAACCGTCTTCGGGCTGCTTGCCGCGCAACTGACCGACCGTATCCGCTGGGGCAATTTGGCCAAGTCGCTGATTTTTATGCCGATGGCGATTTCTTTTGTGGGCGCGTCAGTCATCTGGAAACTGGTTTATGACGCGCGCGACGCCAGCCTGCCGCAGGTGGGTCTGCTGAACGCCGTCTGGATGCAGTTTGGGGGCGGCTTCTGGTCGTTATTATTGCTGCGCATTTTGCCTGCCGCCATTTTGGTGGCGCTGATTGTCGCCGGGGCGCTTGCGGCATGGGCGATGGTACGTGCGACGCCGGGCGGCAAGCTGAGCGCCAATGTGCTCCGCGGCATCGGCGTCGTGATCATCGCCGCTTTGGCGTATGTGCTGGGCGGCTGGGGCCTCGGGTTACTGACGGCAGCCCTGCCCTACGGCCGCCCGCAACTTTGGCTGCAAACCCCGTTCTGGAACAACTTTTTCCTCATGATGGTGCTGGTCTGGATTCAAACCGGCTTTGCGATGGTGATCTTGTCTGCCGCGCTGCGCGGTGTGCCCGAAGACACTATCGAAGCCGCGGTGCTGGACGGCGCAAACCCCTTTCAGATCTTTTTCCGCATCAAAGTTCCGCAGATCCGCGGCACAATCGTGGTCGTCTGGACCACAATTACAATTGTGGTGCTCAAGGTCTTTGACATCGTTTTGGCGATGACCAACGGACAATGGGAAACGCAGGTCTTGGCCAACTACATGTATGACAAATTCT
- a CDS encoding winged helix-turn-helix transcriptional regulator, with the protein MVGNKWTVLAILILSEGPKRYNQMRREIETISQRMLTVTLRGLERDGFIVRRVITDRAPPQVEYSLSPMGEAVVPLLFSLCDWSARHVAKIAENRRVFDSQRASDPCV; encoded by the coding sequence ATGGTTGGCAACAAATGGACCGTTTTGGCCATTTTGATCCTGTCGGAAGGGCCTAAACGCTACAATCAGATGCGCCGCGAAATTGAAACGATTTCCCAGCGCATGCTGACCGTGACGCTGAGGGGGTTGGAACGCGACGGGTTTATTGTGCGCCGCGTCATCACCGACCGCGCGCCGCCGCAGGTGGAATACAGCCTGAGCCCGATGGGCGAAGCGGTGGTGCCGCTGCTGTTTTCGCTGTGCGACTGGTCGGCCCGCCATGTCGCAAAGATTGCCGAAAACCGCCGTGTTTTTGACAGTCAGCGCGCCAGCGACCCGTGCGTTTAG
- a CDS encoding SDR family NAD(P)-dependent oxidoreductase has translation MQFKDKVVLITGAAGGIGAAAARKFAAEGAKLALVDLSLAALEKTTGDITGDVLRLSADVSKEDDVAAYVKATVDHFGTIDVFVNNAGINGDFKPIPEQTVANYEKVLGINVIGAFLGLKYVLPVMYAHKSGAVVNTASNGGLLGAPGMSAYVASKHAVMGLNKSAALEAAPYGVRVNAVAPSGVDTQMMRSIETNAAKGHEAEARKAFEDAVPLKRYATADEIADLMLFLASDKASFVTGAYYRIDGGGAATSA, from the coding sequence ATGCAATTCAAGGATAAAGTCGTTCTGATCACCGGTGCCGCCGGTGGGATCGGCGCAGCCGCCGCGCGTAAATTCGCGGCCGAAGGTGCAAAGTTGGCGTTGGTTGACCTGTCGCTGGCCGCACTTGAAAAGACCACTGGCGACATCACTGGCGACGTTTTGCGCCTCTCGGCCGATGTCAGCAAAGAGGATGATGTTGCCGCCTATGTGAAGGCTACCGTCGACCACTTCGGCACGATTGACGTGTTCGTCAACAACGCTGGCATCAACGGCGATTTCAAACCGATCCCCGAACAGACTGTGGCAAACTATGAAAAGGTGCTGGGCATCAACGTGATTGGGGCGTTTCTGGGCCTGAAATACGTGCTGCCTGTCATGTATGCGCATAAATCTGGCGCGGTGGTGAACACAGCATCGAACGGCGGCCTGCTGGGCGCGCCGGGGATGAGCGCTTACGTCGCATCGAAGCACGCCGTGATGGGGCTGAACAAATCAGCTGCCCTCGAGGCCGCGCCCTATGGCGTGCGCGTGAACGCGGTTGCGCCATCGGGCGTTGATACGCAGATGATGCGGTCGATCGAGACGAACGCCGCCAAGGGCCACGAGGCCGAGGCGCGCAAGGCATTTGAAGATGCCGTGCCGCTGAAGCGCTATGCCACCGCAGATGAAATTGCCGACCTGATGCTGTTTCTGGCATCGGACAAAGCCAGCTTCGTCACGGGTGCTTACTACCGTATTGACGGCGGCGGCGCAGCCACTTCTGCCTGA
- a CDS encoding substrate-binding domain-containing protein: protein MTLKEFSAILGLSPTTVSRALNGYPEVNEATRSRIAAEAKRLNYRANARALRLATGRAMAVGHVIPIAPRHEIMNPVFADFIAGAGEIYSAQDYEMILSVVSDADEEISYRALKSRGSVDGVIVHGPSVDDRRIPLLRELAMPFVVHGRASDIAQPYAWVDVNNRRAFQRATGFLLDLGHRRIALLNGLEFMDFAMRRRRGYTEALAARGIVPDPSLMSSHEMTEAAGYRAAMQMLALPLPPTAFLASSIILGFGIRRALDDCGLKMGRDVSVIVHDDDLSYLTNGDDVPIFTATRSSVRAAGRAAAELLLQQIASPADPLPNRLLEAELIIGQSTGPLLGRPA, encoded by the coding sequence ATGACGCTAAAGGAATTTTCTGCGATACTTGGTCTGTCTCCGACCACGGTTTCACGCGCCCTTAACGGCTATCCCGAGGTGAACGAAGCGACCCGTAGTCGCATCGCCGCCGAGGCTAAGCGCCTGAACTACCGCGCGAATGCGCGCGCGCTGCGGCTGGCGACGGGGCGTGCGATGGCGGTGGGGCACGTCATTCCCATCGCGCCACGGCACGAGATCATGAACCCCGTCTTTGCCGATTTCATCGCAGGCGCGGGCGAAATTTATAGCGCGCAGGACTATGAAATGATCCTTTCCGTCGTCTCGGATGCGGACGAGGAAATCAGCTACCGCGCCCTGAAATCGCGCGGCAGTGTCGACGGCGTCATCGTCCATGGGCCCAGCGTCGACGACCGACGCATCCCGCTGCTGCGGGAACTGGCGATGCCGTTTGTGGTGCATGGGCGCGCGTCGGATATCGCGCAGCCTTACGCATGGGTGGATGTGAACAACCGGCGGGCTTTCCAGCGGGCGACGGGCTTTTTGCTGGATCTGGGGCACCGGCGCATCGCGCTGCTGAACGGTCTCGAATTCATGGATTTCGCCATGCGCCGCCGTCGTGGTTATACCGAGGCGCTGGCCGCGCGCGGCATAGTGCCCGATCCTAGCCTGATGTCATCGCACGAGATGACCGAGGCTGCAGGCTATCGCGCCGCCATGCAAATGCTGGCGTTGCCGCTGCCGCCCACCGCGTTTTTGGCCTCGTCCATCATCCTCGGCTTCGGCATCCGTCGCGCGCTGGATGATTGCGGGCTGAAAATGGGCCGCGACGTATCGGTAATCGTCCACGATGACGACCTGTCTTACCTGACCAACGGCGATGATGTGCCGATCTTTACGGCGACGCGGTCATCCGTCCGCGCGGCAGGTCGCGCCGCAGCCGAGCTGCTGCTGCAGCAGATCGCCAGCCCCGCCGACCCACTTCCGAACCGGCTGCTCGAGGCCGAATTGATCATCGGCCAGTCGACCGGCCCCTTGCTTGGCAGACCTGCATGA
- a CDS encoding DUF3597 domain-containing protein — MGIFDGIRDAIFGKAQAATVAPTPEVVPPTAPDVVPPTAPVEAPAPTPTPAAPPAQPTTVPPAAPTPAATTVDIAKVLDESVAASGQQLDWRKSIVDLMKTLGFDSSLAHRKALATELGYAGDMADSATMNTWLHKQVMDKLVASGGRLSGL; from the coding sequence ATGGGAATTTTCGACGGTATTCGCGACGCCATTTTTGGCAAAGCCCAAGCCGCAACCGTCGCGCCGACGCCCGAGGTTGTGCCGCCCACCGCCCCTGACGTCGTCCCGCCGACCGCCCCGGTCGAAGCCCCCGCACCGACCCCGACACCCGCTGCGCCCCCCGCGCAGCCGACAACTGTGCCGCCAGCAGCACCGACGCCTGCTGCAACTACAGTGGACATTGCAAAGGTGCTGGACGAATCCGTCGCCGCAAGCGGCCAACAGCTGGACTGGCGCAAGTCGATTGTCGACCTGATGAAGACCCTTGGCTTTGACAGCAGCCTTGCGCACCGCAAGGCGCTGGCGACCGAGCTGGGCTACGCCGGCGATATGGCCGATTCTGCCACGATGAACACATGGCTGCACAAGCAAGTCATGGACAAGCTGGTCGCCAGCGGCGGTCGCCTCAGCGGCCTTTAA
- a CDS encoding GH1 family beta-glucosidase has product MTLTRKDFPADFIFGAATAAYQIEGMAAGGCGPSHWDSFAATPGNVVGAQDGAVACDHYHRWPADLDLMAGAGLDAYRFSTSWVRVMPDGKTVNPAGLAFYDKLVDGMLARGLQPFQTLYHWDLPSALADKGGWANRDTAQHFADYAEAITRVIGDRVASIATLNEPWCVAWLSHFLGIHAPGLRDIRAASRAMHHTLVAHGMAVERLRQMNTKAPLGIVLNFEHADPASNSPADIAAAARQDAIYNRWFIEAITRQSYPDLALEGMAPHLPANWQDDMPLIGQKLDWLGVNYYTRTLQKGLEGAPWPATETVAGPLPKTDMGWEIFPQGLSGFLTRMARDYVGDLPIFVTENGMAHDDSVVDGAVHDDARTAYLTAHLNATRDAIAAGANVKGYFYWSLLDNYEWAQGYAKRFGMVHVDYATQKRTPKDSFHALAALAQSPRG; this is encoded by the coding sequence ATGACACTGACACGTAAAGACTTTCCGGCTGACTTCATCTTTGGCGCCGCAACCGCTGCTTACCAGATCGAGGGCATGGCCGCCGGCGGATGCGGCCCCAGCCATTGGGACAGCTTTGCCGCGACACCGGGCAATGTGGTCGGCGCGCAAGATGGCGCGGTTGCGTGCGACCACTACCACCGCTGGCCCGCCGACCTTGACCTGATGGCAGGGGCAGGGCTGGACGCGTATCGGTTTTCCACCTCATGGGTGCGCGTGATGCCAGACGGCAAAACGGTGAACCCCGCGGGGCTGGCCTTCTACGACAAGCTGGTCGATGGCATGCTGGCGCGCGGCCTGCAACCGTTCCAGACCCTCTACCACTGGGATCTGCCGTCGGCGCTGGCCGATAAAGGCGGCTGGGCGAACCGCGACACGGCACAGCATTTCGCCGATTATGCCGAGGCGATCACCCGCGTCATCGGCGACCGCGTGGCCAGCATCGCCACCCTGAACGAGCCGTGGTGTGTGGCGTGGCTGTCGCATTTCTTGGGCATCCACGCCCCAGGCCTGCGCGATATTCGTGCCGCCTCGCGCGCGATGCACCATACGCTGGTCGCCCACGGCATGGCGGTGGAACGGTTGCGACAGATGAATACCAAAGCACCGCTCGGCATCGTTCTGAACTTCGAACACGCCGATCCGGCCAGTAACAGCCCCGCCGACATCGCCGCCGCAGCCCGCCAAGATGCCATCTACAACCGCTGGTTCATCGAGGCGATCACCCGCCAGAGCTACCCCGATCTGGCGCTGGAGGGGATGGCGCCCCATCTGCCCGCCAACTGGCAGGACGACATGCCCCTGATCGGGCAAAAGCTGGATTGGTTGGGCGTCAACTACTACACCCGCACCTTGCAAAAAGGGCTGGAGGGCGCGCCATGGCCTGCGACCGAAACCGTGGCCGGCCCGCTGCCCAAAACCGATATGGGATGGGAGATCTTCCCCCAAGGCCTCAGCGGGTTCCTGACGCGCATGGCGCGCGACTATGTCGGCGATTTGCCGATCTTCGTGACGGAAAACGGCATGGCGCATGACGATAGCGTTGTCGATGGCGCGGTCCACGATGACGCCCGCACGGCCTATCTGACAGCCCACCTGAACGCGACTCGCGATGCCATTGCGGCGGGGGCCAATGTCAAAGGCTATTTCTATTGGTCACTGCTGGATAATTATGAATGGGCGCAGGGCTATGCCAAACGCTTCGGCATGGTGCATGTCGATTACGCGACCCAAAAACGCACACCGAAAGATTCGTTCCACGCGCTTGCGGCTTTGGCCCAAAGCCCGCGCGGCTAG